One Pongo abelii isolate AG06213 chromosome 12, NHGRI_mPonAbe1-v2.0_pri, whole genome shotgun sequence DNA segment encodes these proteins:
- the LOC112132112 gene encoding E3 SUMO-protein ligase RanBP2-like isoform X6, with protein MLLTLSTRDVQESRELLESFGSALQSVKSSLGGNDELSATFLEMKGHFYMHAGSLLLKMGQHSNVQWRALSELAALCYLIAFQVPRPKIKLIKGEAGQNLLEMMACDRLSQSGHMLLNLSRGKQDFLKEVVESFANKSGQSALYDALFSSQSPKDTSFLGSDDIGNIDVQEPELEDLARYDVGAIRAHNGSLQHLTWLGLQWNSLPALPGIRKWLKQLFHRLPQETSRLETNAPESICILDLEVFLLGVVYTSHLQLKEKCNSHHSSYQPLCLPLPVCKQLCTERQKSWWDAVCTLIHRKAVPGNAAKLRLLVQHEINTLRAQEKHGLQPALLVHWAKCLQKMGSDLNSFYDQREYIGRSVHYWKKVLPLLKIIKKKNSIPEPIDPLFKHFHSVDIQASEIVEYEEDAHITFAILDAVNGNIEDAMTAFESIKSVVSYWNLALIFHRKAEDIENDALSPEEQEECKNYLRKTKDYLIKILDDSDSNLSVVKKLPVPLESVKEMLNSVMQELEDYSEGGPLYKNGSLQNVDSEIKHSTPSPTKYSLSPSKSYKYSPKTPPRWAEDRNSLLKMICQQLKAIKKEMQELKLNSSNSASLHRWPTENYGPDSVPDGYQGSQTFHGAPLTVATTGPSVCYSQSPAYNSRYLLRPAANVTPTKGPVYGMNRLPPQQHIYAYPQQMHTPPVQSSSACMFSQEMYGPPALHFESPATGILSPRGDDSFNYNVQQTSTNPPLPEPGYFTKPPIAAHASRSAESKAIEFGKTNFVQPMPGEGIRPSLPTPAHTTQPAPFKFNSNFKSNDGDFTFSSPQVVTQPPPAAYSNSESLLGLLTSDKPLQGDGYSGPKPIPGGQTIGPRNTFNFGSKNVSGISFTENMGSSQQKNSGFRRSDMFAFHGPGKSVFGTPTLETANKNQETDGGSAHGDDDDDDDGPHFEPVVPLPDKVEVKTGEEDEEEFFCNRAKLFRFDVESKGWKERGIGNVKILRHKTSGKIRLLMRREQVLKICANHYISPDMKLTPNAGSDRSFVWHALDYADELLKPEQLAIRFKTPEEAALFKCKFEEAQSILKAPGTNVATASNQAVRIVKEPTSHDNKISKAPKRGFEGMFIRKGQWDCSVCCVQNESSCLKCVACDASKPTYKPIAEAPSAFTLGSEMKLHDSSGSQVGTGFKSNFSEKAFKFGNTEQGFKFGHVDQENSPSCMFQGSSNTEFKSTKEGFSIPVSADGFKFGISEPGNQEKKSEKPLGNDTGFQAQDISSQKNGRVVIVGQTSSTFTFADLAKSTSREGFQFGKKEPNFKGFSGAGEKLFSSQCGKMANKANTSGDFEKDDDAYKTEDSDDIHFEPVVQMPEKVELVTGEEDEKVLYSQRVKLFRFDAEISQWKERGLGNLKILKNEVNGKLRMLMRREQVLKVCANHWITTTMNLKPLSGSDRAWIWLAIDFSGGDAKLEQLAAKFKTPELAEEFKQRFEECQRLLLDVPLQTPHKFVDTGRAAKLIQRAEEMKSGLKDIKTFLTNDQTKVTEEEDKGSDTDAASASDTTIKPNPENTGPTLEWDNYDLREDALDDSVSSRSVHASALAGSPVRKNLFRSGESTTGFNLNLKSALSPSKSPAKLNQSGTSVGTDEESDVTQEEERDGQYFEPVVPLPDLVEVSSGEENEQVVFSHRAKLYRYDKDVGQWKERGIGDIKILQNYDNKQVRIVMRRDQVLKLCANHRITPGMTLQNMKGTERVWVWTACDFADGERKVEHLAVCFKLQDVADSFKKIFEGGGGRDSIGRYT; from the exons GTTCCAAGACCaaagattaaattaataaaaggtGAAGCTGGACAAAATCTGCTGGAAATGATGGCCTGTGACCGACTGAGTCAATCAG ggcacATGTTGCTAAACTTAAGTCGTGGCaagcaagattttttaaaagaggttgTTGAATCTTTTGCCAACAAAAGCGGGCAGTCTGCATTATATGATGCTCTGTTTTCTAGTCAGTCACCTAAGGATACATCTTTTCTTGGTAGCGATGATATTGGAAACATTGATGTACAAGAACCAGAGCTTGAAGATTTGGCTAGATATGATGTTG gTGCTATTCGAGCACATAATGGTAGTCTTCAGCACCTTACTTGGCTTGGCTTACAGTGGAATTCATTGCCTGCTTTACCTGGAATCCGAAAATGGCTAAAACAGCTTTTCCATCGTTTGCCCCAGGAAACCTCAAGGCTTGAAACAAATGCACCTGAATCAATATGTATTTTAGACCTTGAA GTTTTTCTCCTTGGAGTAGTATATACCAGCCACTTACAATTAAAGGAGAAATGTAATTCTCACCACAGCTCCTATCAGCCATTATGCCTGCCCCTTCCTGTGTGTAAACAGCTttgtacagaaagacaaaaatcttgGTGGGATGCGGTTTGTACTCTGATTCACAGAAAAGCAGT ACCTGGAAACGCAGCAAAATTGAGACTTCTAGTTCAGCATGAAATAAACACTCTAAGAGCCCAGGAAAAACATGGCCTTCAACCTGCTCTGCTTGTACATTGGGCAAAATGCCTTCAGAAAATG gGCAGCGATCTTAATTCTTTTTATGATCAACGAGAATACATAGGGAGAAGTGTTCATTATTGGAAGAAAGTTTTGCCATTGttgaagataataaaaaagaagaacagtATTCCTGAACCTATTGATCCtctgtttaaacattttcataGTGTAGACATTCAG GCATCAGAAATTGTTGAATATGAAGAAGATGCACACATAACTTTTGCTATATTGGATGCAGTAAACGGAAATATAGAAGATGCTATGACTGCTTTTGAATCTATAAAAAGCGTTGTTTCTTATTGGAATCTTGCACTG ATTTTTCACAGGAAGGCAGAAGACATTGAAAATGATGCCCTGTCTCCTGAAGAACAAgaagaatgcaaaaattatctgagaaAGACCAAGGACTACCTAATAAAGATTTTAGATGACAGTGATTCAAATCTTTCAGTGGTGAAGAAA TTGCCTGTGCCCTTGGAGTCTGTAAAAGAGATGCTTAATTCAGTCATGCAGGAACTCGAAGACTATAGTGAAGGAGGTCCTCTTTATAAAAATGGTTCTTTGCAAAATGTAgattcagaaataaaacattctacACCATCTCCTACCAAATATTCACTATCACCAAGTAAAAGTTACAAG tattctcCCAAAACACCACCTCGATGGGCAGAAGATCGGAATTCTTTACTGAAAATGATTTGCCAACAACTAAAGGCCATTAAG aaagaaatgcaggAGTTGAAACTAAATAGCAGTAACTCAGCATCCCTTCATCGTTGGCCCACAGAGAATTATGGACCAGACTCAGTGCCTGATGGATATCAGGGGTCACAGACATTTCATGGGGCTCCACTAACAG ttgcaaCTACTGGCCCTTCAGTATGTTATAGTCAGTCACCAGCATATAATTCCCGGTATCTTCTCAGACCAGCAGCTAATGTTACTCCCACAAAG GGCCCAGTCTATGGCATGAATAGGCTTCCACCCCAACAGCATATTTATGCCTATCCGCAACAGATGCACACACCGCCAGTGCAAAGCTCATCTGCTTGTATGTTCTCTCAGGAGATGTATGGTCCTCCTGCATTGCATTTTGAGTCTCCTGCAACAGGAATTCTATCACCCAGGGGTGATGATTCCTTTAATTACAATGTTCAACAGACAAGCACAAATCCACCTTTGCCAGAACCAGGATATTTCACAAAACCTCCAATTGCAGCTCATGCTTCAAGATCTGCAGAATCTAAGGCTATAGAATTTGGGAAAACTAATTTTGTTCAGCCCATGCCGGGTGAAGGAATAAGGCCATCTTTGCCAACACCAGCACACACAACACAGCCAGCTCCTTTTAAATTTAACTCAAATTTCAAATCAAATGATGGTGACTTCACGTTTTCCTCACCACAGGTTGTGACACAGCCCCCTCCTGCAGCTTACAGTAACAGTGAAAGCCTTTTAGGTCTCCTGACTTCAGATAAACCCTTGCAAGGAGATGGCTATAGTGGACCCAAACCAATTCCTGGTGGTCAAACCATTGGGCCTCGAAATACATTCAATTTTGGAAGcaaaaatgtgtctggaatttcATTTACAGAAAACATGGGGTCGAGTCAGCAAAAGAATTCTGGTTTTCGACGAAGTGATATGTTTGCTTTCCATGGTCCAGGGAAATCAGTATTTGGAACACCCACTTTAGAGACAGCAAACAAGAATCAGGAGACAGATGGAGGAAGTGCCcatggggatgatgatgatgatgatgacggtcCTCACTTTGAGCCTGTAGTACCTCTTCCGGATAAGGTTGAAGTAAAAACTggtgaggaagatgaagaagaattCTTTTGCAACCGCGCGAAATTGTTTCGTTTTGATGTAGAATCCAAAGGATGGAAAGAACGTGGGATTGGCAATGTAAAAATACTGAGGCATAAAACATCTGGTAAAATTCGCCTTCTAATGAGACGAGAGCAAGTATTGAAAATCTGTGCAAATCATTACATCAGTCCAGATATGAAATTGACACCAAATGCTGGATCAGACAGATCTTTTGTATGGCATGCCCTTGATTATGCAGATGAGTTGCTAAAACCAGAACAACTTGCTATTAGGTTCAAAACTCCTGAGGAAGCAGCACTTTTTAAGTGCAAGTTTGAAGAAGCCCAGAGCATTTTAAAAGCCCCAGGAACAAATGTAGCCACAGCATCAAATCAGGCTGTCAGAATTGTAAAAGAACCCACAAGTCATGATAACAAGATAAGCAAGGCTCCAAAGAGGGGATTTGAAGGAATGTTCATCAGGAAAGGACAGTGGGACTGTAGTGTTTGCTGTGTACAAAATGAGAGTTCTTGCTTAAAATGTGTGGCTTGTGATGCCTCTAAACCAACTTATAAACCTATTGCAGAAGCTCCTTCAGCTTTCACATTGGGCTCAGAAATGAAGTTGCATGACTCTTCTGGAAGTCAGGTGGGAACAggatttaaaagtaatttctcaGAAAAAGCTTTTAAGTTTGGCAATACAGAGCAAGGATTCAAATTTGGGCATGTGGATCAAGAAAATTCACCTTCATGTATGTTTCAGGGTTCTTCTAATACAGAATTTAAGTCAACCAAAGAAGGATTTTCCATCCCTGTGTCTGCTGATGGATTTAAGTTTGGCATTTCGGAACCaggaaatcaagaaaagaaaagtgaaaagccTCTTGGAAATGATACTGGCTTCCAGGCTCAGGATATTAGTAGCCAGAAGAATGGTCGTGTTGTGATTGTTGGCCAAACAAGTAGCACGTTTACATTTGCAGATCTTGCAAAATCAACTTCCAGAGAAGGATTTCAGTTTGGCAAAAAAGAGCCCAATTTCAAGGGATTTTCAGGTGCTGGAGAAAAATTATTCTCATCACAATGCGGTAAAATGGCCAATAAAGCAAACACTTCTGGTGATTTTGAGAAAGATGATGATGCCTATAAGACTGAGGACAGCGATGACATCCATTTTGAACCAGTAGTTCAAATGCCTGAAAAAGTAGAACTTGTAACAGGagaagaagatgaaaaagttctgtatTCACAGCGGGTAAAACTATTTAGATTTGATGCCGAGATAAGTCAGTGGAAAGAAAGGGGTTTGGGGAacttaaaaattctcaaaaatgagGTCAATGGCAAACTAAGAATGCTGATGCGAAGAGAACAAGTACTAAAAGTGTGTGCTAATCATTGGATAACGACTACAATGAACCTGAAGCCTCTCTCTGGATCAGATAGAGCATGGATCTGGTTAGCCATTGATTTCTCTGGTGGTGATGCCAAACTAGAGCAGTTGGcagcaaaatttaaaacaccAGAGCTGGCTGAAGAATTCAAGCAGAGATTTGAGGAATGCCAGCGGCTTCTGTTAGACGTACCACTTCAAACTCCCCATAAATTTGTAGATACTGGCAGAGCTGCCAAGTTAATACAGAGAGCTGAAGAAATGAAGAGTGGACTGAAAGATATCAAAACATTTTTGACAAATGATCAAACAAAAGTCACTGAGGAAGAGGATAAGGGTTCAGATACAGATGCAGCCAGTGCCTCAGACACAACAATAAAACCCAATCCTGAAAACACTGGGCCCACATTAGAATGGGATAACTACGATTTAAGGGAAGATGCTTTGGATGATAGTGTTAGTAGTAGGTCAGTACATGCTTCTGCATTGGCAGGTAGCCCTGTGAGAAAAAATCTTTTCCGCTCTGGTGAGTCAACAACAGGATTTAACTTGAATTTGAAATCTGCTTTGAGTCCATCTAAGTCTCCTGCCAAGTTGAATCAGAGTGGGACTTCAGTTGGCACTGATGAAGAATCTGATGTTActcaagaagaagagagagatggaCAGTACTTTGAACCTGTTGTTCCTTTACCTGATCTAGTTGAAGTATCCAGTGGTGAGGAAAATGAACAAGTTGTTTTTAGTCACAGGGCAAAACTCTACAGATATGATAAAGATGTTGGTCAATGGAAAGAAAGGGGCATTGGTGATATAAAGATTTTACAGAATTATGATAATAAGCAAGTTCGTATAGTGATGAGAAGGGACCAAGTATTAAAACTTTGTGCCAATCACAGAATAACTCCAGGCATGACTTTGCAAAATATGAAAGGAACCGAAAGAGTATGGGTGTGGACTGCATGTgattttgcagatggagaaagaaaagtagaGCATTTAGCTGTTTGTTTTAAACTACAGGATGTTGCAGACTCGTTTAAGAAAATTtttgaggggggaggggggagggatagcattgggagatatacctaa
- the LOC112132112 gene encoding E3 SUMO-protein ligase RanBP2-like isoform X7, with protein sequence MLLNLSRGKQDFLKEVVESFANKSGQSALYDALFSSQSPKDTSFLGSDDIGNIDVQEPELEDLARYDVGAIRAHNGSLQHLTWLGLQWNSLPALPGIRKWLKQLFHRLPQETSRLETNAPESICILDLEVFLLGVVYTSHLQLKEKCNSHHSSYQPLCLPLPVCKQLCTERQKSWWDAVCTLIHRKAVPGNAAKLRLLVQHEINTLRAQEKHGLQPALLVHWAKCLQKMGSDLNSFYDQREYIGRSVHYWKKVLPLLKIIKKKNSIPEPIDPLFKHFHSVDIQASEIVEYEEDAHITFAILDAVNGNIEDAMTAFESIKSVVSYWNLALIFHRKAEDIENDALSPEEQEECKNYLRKTKDYLIKILDDSDSNLSVVKKLPVPLESVKEMLNSVMQELEDYSEGGPLYKNGSLQNVDSEIKHSTPSPTKYSLSPSKSYKYSPKTPPRWAEDRNSLLKMICQQLKAIKKEMQELKLNSSNSASLHRWPTENYGPDSVPDGYQGSQTFHGAPLTVATTGPSVCYSQSPAYNSRYLLRPAANVTPTKGPVYGMNRLPPQQHIYAYPQQMHTPPVQSSSACMFSQEMYGPPALHFESPATGILSPRGDDSFNYNVQQTSTNPPLPEPGYFTKPPIAAHASRSAESKAIEFGKTNFVQPMPGEGIRPSLPTPAHTTQPAPFKFNSNFKSNDGDFTFSSPQVVTQPPPAAYSNSESLLGLLTSDKPLQGDGYSGPKPIPGGQTIGPRNTFNFGSKNVSGISFTENMGSSQQKNSGFRRSDMFAFHGPGKSVFGTPTLETANKNQETDGGSAHGDDDDDDDGPHFEPVVPLPDKVEVKTGEEDEEEFFCNRAKLFRFDVESKGWKERGIGNVKILRHKTSGKIRLLMRREQVLKICANHYISPDMKLTPNAGSDRSFVWHALDYADELLKPEQLAIRFKTPEEAALFKCKFEEAQSILKAPGTNVATASNQAVRIVKEPTSHDNKISKAPKRGFEGMFIRKGQWDCSVCCVQNESSCLKCVACDASKPTYKPIAEAPSAFTLGSEMKLHDSSGSQVGTGFKSNFSEKAFKFGNTEQGFKFGHVDQENSPSCMFQGSSNTEFKSTKEGFSIPVSADGFKFGISEPGNQEKKSEKPLGNDTGFQAQDISSQKNGRVVIVGQTSSTFTFADLAKSTSREGFQFGKKEPNFKGFSGAGEKLFSSQCGKMANKANTSGDFEKDDDAYKTEDSDDIHFEPVVQMPEKVELVTGEEDEKVLYSQRVKLFRFDAEISQWKERGLGNLKILKNEVNGKLRMLMRREQVLKVCANHWITTTMNLKPLSGSDRAWIWLAIDFSGGDAKLEQLAAKFKTPELAEEFKQRFEECQRLLLDVPLQTPHKFVDTGRAAKLIQRAEEMKSGLKDIKTFLTNDQTKVTEEEDKGSDTDAASASDTTIKPNPENTGPTLEWDNYDLREDALDDSVSSRSVHASALAGSPVRKNLFRSGESTTGFNLNLKSALSPSKSPAKLNQSGTSVGTDEESDVTQEEERDGQYFEPVVPLPDLVEVSSGEENEQVVFSHRAKLYRYDKDVGQWKERGIGDIKILQNYDNKQVRIVMRRDQVLKLCANHRITPGMTLQNMKGTERVWVWTACDFADGERKVEHLAVCFKLQDVADSFKKIFEGGGGRDSIGRYT encoded by the exons ATGTTGCTAAACTTAAGTCGTGGCaagcaagattttttaaaagaggttgTTGAATCTTTTGCCAACAAAAGCGGGCAGTCTGCATTATATGATGCTCTGTTTTCTAGTCAGTCACCTAAGGATACATCTTTTCTTGGTAGCGATGATATTGGAAACATTGATGTACAAGAACCAGAGCTTGAAGATTTGGCTAGATATGATGTTG gTGCTATTCGAGCACATAATGGTAGTCTTCAGCACCTTACTTGGCTTGGCTTACAGTGGAATTCATTGCCTGCTTTACCTGGAATCCGAAAATGGCTAAAACAGCTTTTCCATCGTTTGCCCCAGGAAACCTCAAGGCTTGAAACAAATGCACCTGAATCAATATGTATTTTAGACCTTGAA GTTTTTCTCCTTGGAGTAGTATATACCAGCCACTTACAATTAAAGGAGAAATGTAATTCTCACCACAGCTCCTATCAGCCATTATGCCTGCCCCTTCCTGTGTGTAAACAGCTttgtacagaaagacaaaaatcttgGTGGGATGCGGTTTGTACTCTGATTCACAGAAAAGCAGT ACCTGGAAACGCAGCAAAATTGAGACTTCTAGTTCAGCATGAAATAAACACTCTAAGAGCCCAGGAAAAACATGGCCTTCAACCTGCTCTGCTTGTACATTGGGCAAAATGCCTTCAGAAAATG gGCAGCGATCTTAATTCTTTTTATGATCAACGAGAATACATAGGGAGAAGTGTTCATTATTGGAAGAAAGTTTTGCCATTGttgaagataataaaaaagaagaacagtATTCCTGAACCTATTGATCCtctgtttaaacattttcataGTGTAGACATTCAG GCATCAGAAATTGTTGAATATGAAGAAGATGCACACATAACTTTTGCTATATTGGATGCAGTAAACGGAAATATAGAAGATGCTATGACTGCTTTTGAATCTATAAAAAGCGTTGTTTCTTATTGGAATCTTGCACTG ATTTTTCACAGGAAGGCAGAAGACATTGAAAATGATGCCCTGTCTCCTGAAGAACAAgaagaatgcaaaaattatctgagaaAGACCAAGGACTACCTAATAAAGATTTTAGATGACAGTGATTCAAATCTTTCAGTGGTGAAGAAA TTGCCTGTGCCCTTGGAGTCTGTAAAAGAGATGCTTAATTCAGTCATGCAGGAACTCGAAGACTATAGTGAAGGAGGTCCTCTTTATAAAAATGGTTCTTTGCAAAATGTAgattcagaaataaaacattctacACCATCTCCTACCAAATATTCACTATCACCAAGTAAAAGTTACAAG tattctcCCAAAACACCACCTCGATGGGCAGAAGATCGGAATTCTTTACTGAAAATGATTTGCCAACAACTAAAGGCCATTAAG aaagaaatgcaggAGTTGAAACTAAATAGCAGTAACTCAGCATCCCTTCATCGTTGGCCCACAGAGAATTATGGACCAGACTCAGTGCCTGATGGATATCAGGGGTCACAGACATTTCATGGGGCTCCACTAACAG ttgcaaCTACTGGCCCTTCAGTATGTTATAGTCAGTCACCAGCATATAATTCCCGGTATCTTCTCAGACCAGCAGCTAATGTTACTCCCACAAAG GGCCCAGTCTATGGCATGAATAGGCTTCCACCCCAACAGCATATTTATGCCTATCCGCAACAGATGCACACACCGCCAGTGCAAAGCTCATCTGCTTGTATGTTCTCTCAGGAGATGTATGGTCCTCCTGCATTGCATTTTGAGTCTCCTGCAACAGGAATTCTATCACCCAGGGGTGATGATTCCTTTAATTACAATGTTCAACAGACAAGCACAAATCCACCTTTGCCAGAACCAGGATATTTCACAAAACCTCCAATTGCAGCTCATGCTTCAAGATCTGCAGAATCTAAGGCTATAGAATTTGGGAAAACTAATTTTGTTCAGCCCATGCCGGGTGAAGGAATAAGGCCATCTTTGCCAACACCAGCACACACAACACAGCCAGCTCCTTTTAAATTTAACTCAAATTTCAAATCAAATGATGGTGACTTCACGTTTTCCTCACCACAGGTTGTGACACAGCCCCCTCCTGCAGCTTACAGTAACAGTGAAAGCCTTTTAGGTCTCCTGACTTCAGATAAACCCTTGCAAGGAGATGGCTATAGTGGACCCAAACCAATTCCTGGTGGTCAAACCATTGGGCCTCGAAATACATTCAATTTTGGAAGcaaaaatgtgtctggaatttcATTTACAGAAAACATGGGGTCGAGTCAGCAAAAGAATTCTGGTTTTCGACGAAGTGATATGTTTGCTTTCCATGGTCCAGGGAAATCAGTATTTGGAACACCCACTTTAGAGACAGCAAACAAGAATCAGGAGACAGATGGAGGAAGTGCCcatggggatgatgatgatgatgatgacggtcCTCACTTTGAGCCTGTAGTACCTCTTCCGGATAAGGTTGAAGTAAAAACTggtgaggaagatgaagaagaattCTTTTGCAACCGCGCGAAATTGTTTCGTTTTGATGTAGAATCCAAAGGATGGAAAGAACGTGGGATTGGCAATGTAAAAATACTGAGGCATAAAACATCTGGTAAAATTCGCCTTCTAATGAGACGAGAGCAAGTATTGAAAATCTGTGCAAATCATTACATCAGTCCAGATATGAAATTGACACCAAATGCTGGATCAGACAGATCTTTTGTATGGCATGCCCTTGATTATGCAGATGAGTTGCTAAAACCAGAACAACTTGCTATTAGGTTCAAAACTCCTGAGGAAGCAGCACTTTTTAAGTGCAAGTTTGAAGAAGCCCAGAGCATTTTAAAAGCCCCAGGAACAAATGTAGCCACAGCATCAAATCAGGCTGTCAGAATTGTAAAAGAACCCACAAGTCATGATAACAAGATAAGCAAGGCTCCAAAGAGGGGATTTGAAGGAATGTTCATCAGGAAAGGACAGTGGGACTGTAGTGTTTGCTGTGTACAAAATGAGAGTTCTTGCTTAAAATGTGTGGCTTGTGATGCCTCTAAACCAACTTATAAACCTATTGCAGAAGCTCCTTCAGCTTTCACATTGGGCTCAGAAATGAAGTTGCATGACTCTTCTGGAAGTCAGGTGGGAACAggatttaaaagtaatttctcaGAAAAAGCTTTTAAGTTTGGCAATACAGAGCAAGGATTCAAATTTGGGCATGTGGATCAAGAAAATTCACCTTCATGTATGTTTCAGGGTTCTTCTAATACAGAATTTAAGTCAACCAAAGAAGGATTTTCCATCCCTGTGTCTGCTGATGGATTTAAGTTTGGCATTTCGGAACCaggaaatcaagaaaagaaaagtgaaaagccTCTTGGAAATGATACTGGCTTCCAGGCTCAGGATATTAGTAGCCAGAAGAATGGTCGTGTTGTGATTGTTGGCCAAACAAGTAGCACGTTTACATTTGCAGATCTTGCAAAATCAACTTCCAGAGAAGGATTTCAGTTTGGCAAAAAAGAGCCCAATTTCAAGGGATTTTCAGGTGCTGGAGAAAAATTATTCTCATCACAATGCGGTAAAATGGCCAATAAAGCAAACACTTCTGGTGATTTTGAGAAAGATGATGATGCCTATAAGACTGAGGACAGCGATGACATCCATTTTGAACCAGTAGTTCAAATGCCTGAAAAAGTAGAACTTGTAACAGGagaagaagatgaaaaagttctgtatTCACAGCGGGTAAAACTATTTAGATTTGATGCCGAGATAAGTCAGTGGAAAGAAAGGGGTTTGGGGAacttaaaaattctcaaaaatgagGTCAATGGCAAACTAAGAATGCTGATGCGAAGAGAACAAGTACTAAAAGTGTGTGCTAATCATTGGATAACGACTACAATGAACCTGAAGCCTCTCTCTGGATCAGATAGAGCATGGATCTGGTTAGCCATTGATTTCTCTGGTGGTGATGCCAAACTAGAGCAGTTGGcagcaaaatttaaaacaccAGAGCTGGCTGAAGAATTCAAGCAGAGATTTGAGGAATGCCAGCGGCTTCTGTTAGACGTACCACTTCAAACTCCCCATAAATTTGTAGATACTGGCAGAGCTGCCAAGTTAATACAGAGAGCTGAAGAAATGAAGAGTGGACTGAAAGATATCAAAACATTTTTGACAAATGATCAAACAAAAGTCACTGAGGAAGAGGATAAGGGTTCAGATACAGATGCAGCCAGTGCCTCAGACACAACAATAAAACCCAATCCTGAAAACACTGGGCCCACATTAGAATGGGATAACTACGATTTAAGGGAAGATGCTTTGGATGATAGTGTTAGTAGTAGGTCAGTACATGCTTCTGCATTGGCAGGTAGCCCTGTGAGAAAAAATCTTTTCCGCTCTGGTGAGTCAACAACAGGATTTAACTTGAATTTGAAATCTGCTTTGAGTCCATCTAAGTCTCCTGCCAAGTTGAATCAGAGTGGGACTTCAGTTGGCACTGATGAAGAATCTGATGTTActcaagaagaagagagagatggaCAGTACTTTGAACCTGTTGTTCCTTTACCTGATCTAGTTGAAGTATCCAGTGGTGAGGAAAATGAACAAGTTGTTTTTAGTCACAGGGCAAAACTCTACAGATATGATAAAGATGTTGGTCAATGGAAAGAAAGGGGCATTGGTGATATAAAGATTTTACAGAATTATGATAATAAGCAAGTTCGTATAGTGATGAGAAGGGACCAAGTATTAAAACTTTGTGCCAATCACAGAATAACTCCAGGCATGACTTTGCAAAATATGAAAGGAACCGAAAGAGTATGGGTGTGGACTGCATGTgattttgcagatggagaaagaaaagtagaGCATTTAGCTGTTTGTTTTAAACTACAGGATGTTGCAGACTCGTTTAAGAAAATTtttgaggggggaggggggagggatagcattgggagatatacctaa